A segment of the Parasphingopyxis algicola genome:
CGGCGCGGCGTTGGTCGGGATGATGAAGGCGCCGTCCTCGATACCCTTGAGCGCGGTCTCGGCAATATGCGCCGGCGCCATGCCGCGGGCCAGCATCGCCTTGGTAAATTCTGTCGCGCGTTCGGGCGTTGCGGGGAGGTCGTCATTCCGGCCGGTCTCGTAGAGCCGGGTCGCCGTAAGCCCGGGACAAAGCAGGCTGACCGAGATGTGGTCCGGCATCTCCGCACGCAGCACATCGGCGAGGCCGAGCACCGCGGCCTTGCTTGCCGAATAGAAGCCCGCGCCCGCATGCTGCATCCCGAGGCTGTGCTCGGAACCCGTGATGCACAGATGGCCGATCCGCCGTTCGGCCATCATCAGCCGGGCAAAGCTGGCGCAGGTCGCCCAGGCGCCCCGCATATTGACCTCGTAGATGAAATCGAAGGTCGCCGGATCGCCCTTGAGCAACGGTGCGCCCGGCCCGACACCGGCATTGGCAAAGACCAGGTCAACGCCGCCGAGCATGTCCCAGCTCTCCTCCGCCAGCCGCTCGACAGCGGCCACATCGCGGACGTCGCAGACCATCGCCGTCGCGGCGTCACCGATCGCCTCGGCCGTACGCCCGGCTTCCGCACCGTCGACATCGGCGATCACGACCCGTCCGCCCCGCGCCACCAGGGTTTCGGCCAGCGCGCGGCCGATGCCCGACGCTCCGCCGGTGATAACCGCGGCCCTATTGTGCGTGTCCATGTCCGTCTCGCTCCCGCTTGTGCTGCATCCATGCTGCGCAGCATTTTCTATACTGCCCGTTTTGGAACGGACAGCCGCTTTGCGCTATATCCGGTTTCGACCGTAAAACAGGAGTATCGCCATGACCCGCGATCCCCGCATCGACGCCTATATCGAAGAGCGCACCGGCGCCTTCGCGCAGCCGATCCTTCGCCATATCCGCGCGATGCTGCATGGCGTGGACGATGCGATTGAAGAGGGGATCAAATGGGGCGCGCCCGCCTTTCTCTACAAGGGGCGGACATTGGCGATCATGGCGAGCTTCAAAGAGCATGCCGTGCTCAGCTTTTCGCGCGACAAGGAGTTCGATCTCGAGGGATTGGGGCTCGAGGACAAGGCGGGCGACGCGATGGGACGGCTCGGCCGGATCGAGAGCATGGACGATCTGCCGCCGGACGATGCGATCGTCGCGCTGACCCGGCAGGCGATCGCGCTGGAAAAGACCGGTCTGCCGAAAAAGGCAAAGAAGCCGGCGGTTGCGGTTCCCCCGTTGCCGGAGCCTTTTGCCGAGGCGCTCGCCGTCAATAGGGAGGCGCAGGCTGTGTTCGACGGTTTCCCGCCCGGCGCGCGGCGCGACTATGTCGAATGGATCGCAGGGGCCAAGCGCGAAGCGACGCGCGACAAGCGGATCGCGACGGCCGTCGAGTGGCTGGCCGAGGGCAAGAAACGAAACTGGAAGTACGAAAACTGCTGAGCGATGCCCGCCAGTCCCGATCCCGGGACTGGCGAAACATCTGCCTTTCTAGCGGTTGTCCGGCTGCGGCCGGACCGCGTCGAGCCCCTTGCGGCTGATCCGGTACGGTCCGCTGCCGCGGCTGATGATCAGCCGGCGGCGCTTGAGCTTTCGGAAGACGCTCATCGTGCAGTCGGAAAGGACATGGCCCTCCCGCGTGAAGCAGGTAATGGCCGTGATCCGTCCGCGTGCGCCGTCGCAGCGGTTTTCATGCTCATGTTTGATGTGCCCGCCCTGTGCGAGCACGTGCAGCGTGCGCTGCTCATATTTCGAAATATTCATTGGAAATCGTGACCCCGGAGCGGGCGGAACGTTCCCGCCGGCTCCTTGCCGAGGTGGACAGGCGCAACAGAACGCCGCCAGGCTCAGCCGAGCGTGGCGGGCGGTTGCGAACCGACGGGCCACCGGGAACCTGTCCCGGGCCGTCCATCAGCGGGCGACAATTTCCTTCATAAAACACTCTGGTCTTGTTTGCGGTGGCGCGCTTAGCAGTACAGATAGAGATCGGCAACATCCCGTACCGGGGCATCTACGGAGCGAAGCGTCCCTTAATGGCGGAAAAGAGCGCGATACCGATCACGAGAAACCCGGCCCCGGCCGATACCGAGGCGGCGATCCGCGCGGCCGTCCGCTCGGCGACGGCGATGGCCACCGACAATGAAAGCTCGCACCTCGCCACGCCCGAAGACGCCGACCTGTTCCACGCCTTTCTGAGCGATCCGGCGATCCATGCGCCGATCTATACATTGCCGCGGCCGCTGACACGGGACAGCATCCGCCGATTCATCGAACGCCATCTGGAGGAGCGCGAGCGCGGCGCGGGCCTGCTCTTCCTGAATTTCAGCGGCGGCGAGATCGGCGGCTATACCGATCTCGCGATCTGGCCGCACTGGGCGGCGGGCGAAATGGGCGGCGCCGTCCATCCGGACCGGCAGGGCCATCGCCGCGGCATCCTCGGCGCCGAACGCGGCTTTACCTGGATGTTCGAAGCGCTTGGCCTCGATCTGATCTGCGAGACCGCCGCGCCCGACAATGTCCGTACGGCGCGGCTGCTCGATCATCTCGGCTTCCGGCGGATGGGCGAAGTGACGAGCTATCGCGACGATGGGACGAGCCGGCCCTCGCTGGTCTGGGAAGTCACGCGCGCCGAATGGGCTGCGCGGACACCGATCGAAGAGGCCATGCCGCCGACCGGTGCGGCCGATACAACAGGGAGAAAGCCATGACCGACAATATCGCCATCATCCGGAACTTCATCGCTGCCTGGTCGCGCCTCGATGCCGGGGAGCTGACCGGCTATTTCACCGAGACCGGCACCTATCACAATATGCCCGCCGCGCCGGTGAGCGGCCATGCCGCGCTCGAACAGTTCATCGGCGGGTTCATCGCCAACTGGACGCGGACCGACTGGGACATCCTCACCATCATGGGCGAGGGCGACACGGTGATCGCCGAGCGGCTGGACCGCACCAGGGTCGGCGATATCGAGATCGACTTGCCCTGTTGCGGCGTGTTCGAGATGGAAGACGGCAAGATCGCGATGTGGCGCGACTATTTCGACATGGCGACCTACACCCGGGCGCTGGGCGGT
Coding sequences within it:
- a CDS encoding SDR family oxidoreductase gives rise to the protein MDTHNRAAVITGGASGIGRALAETLVARGGRVVIADVDGAEAGRTAEAIGDAATAMVCDVRDVAAVERLAEESWDMLGGVDLVFANAGVGPGAPLLKGDPATFDFIYEVNMRGAWATCASFARLMMAERRIGHLCITGSEHSLGMQHAGAGFYSASKAAVLGLADVLRAEMPDHISVSLLCPGLTATRLYETGRNDDLPATPERATEFTKAMLARGMAPAHIAETALKGIEDGAFIIPTNAAPRPAVEKRAAEIMQGFDRYATDGAEAERYSVPHVMAEVREEMKRD
- a CDS encoding YjhX family toxin; translation: MNISKYEQRTLHVLAQGGHIKHEHENRCDGARGRITAITCFTREGHVLSDCTMSVFRKLKRRRLIISRGSGPYRISRKGLDAVRPQPDNR
- a CDS encoding GNAT family N-acetyltransferase; amino-acid sequence: MAEKSAIPITRNPAPADTEAAIRAAVRSATAMATDNESSHLATPEDADLFHAFLSDPAIHAPIYTLPRPLTRDSIRRFIERHLEERERGAGLLFLNFSGGEIGGYTDLAIWPHWAAGEMGGAVHPDRQGHRRGILGAERGFTWMFEALGLDLICETAAPDNVRTARLLDHLGFRRMGEVTSYRDDGTSRPSLVWEVTRAEWAARTPIEEAMPPTGAADTTGRKP
- a CDS encoding limonene-1,2-epoxide hydrolase family protein — protein: MTDNIAIIRNFIAAWSRLDAGELTGYFTETGTYHNMPAAPVSGHAALEQFIGGFIANWTRTDWDILTIMGEGDTVIAERLDRTRVGDIEIDLPCCGVFEMEDGKIAMWRDYFDMATYTRALGG
- a CDS encoding YdeI/OmpD-associated family protein: MTRDPRIDAYIEERTGAFAQPILRHIRAMLHGVDDAIEEGIKWGAPAFLYKGRTLAIMASFKEHAVLSFSRDKEFDLEGLGLEDKAGDAMGRLGRIESMDDLPPDDAIVALTRQAIALEKTGLPKKAKKPAVAVPPLPEPFAEALAVNREAQAVFDGFPPGARRDYVEWIAGAKREATRDKRIATAVEWLAEGKKRNWKYENC